The proteins below are encoded in one region of Hordeum vulgare subsp. vulgare chromosome 3H, MorexV3_pseudomolecules_assembly, whole genome shotgun sequence:
- the LOC123445588 gene encoding probable splicing factor 3A subunit 1 — protein sequence MGSPTVAPPLLPAEGDANGDHERQQQLQIVPSSAAPSAAAPSKPPEPAPTVATHTRTIGIIHPPPDIRVIIEKTASFVAKNGPEFERRIVALNQGNAKFNFLQPSDPYHAYYQHRVSEIADAPPASSDAADPDALPSDDSAATADGAPAADHSAPFRVAPPAKVLVPPKAELYTVHLPEGITTEEVDIVKLTAQFVARNGKAFLSSLAARESTNPQFNFLRPTHSMFPLFTALADIYSRVMRPDEGVSALMRELKEGSKDLTTVLERCLNRLEWDRTQEQAKQQAEDEVEMERMQMSMIDWHDFVVVETIEFADDEFEGLPVPPTLEELKRRKRMETLGEEEPMELAEPAKDVEMEMDEEEMQLVEEGMKAARLDENDGGAQVKVAGNDEEPPMRIVKNYKRPEERIPAERDPTKVVVSPITGELIPISEMEEHMRISLIDPKYKEQKERMLAKIKETTLAPDDEISRNIIGLARTRPDIFGTTEEEVSNAVKAEIEKKKDEQPKQVIWDGHSGSIGWTATQAMSIGGEEQGDASNAPGPAPLPRPGMPLPRPPQPLSLVNVPRFTPNPMPYHVQPPHHMQGVPPHMMSNMHPPLPPGQQHMIRMSGPMGHMPNSIPPPPPGHNTQFIPGPPRFPMPPPPHMQNMPTMVNPIGIPQPPPPLPPQPPAEEQPPLPEEPEPKRQRTDDASLIPAEQFLAQHPGPARISVSVPNLDEGNLRGQVLEISVQSLSDTIGSLKEQVAGELQLPANKQKLSVRTSFLKDNLSLAYYNVGPGVVINLALRERGGRKK from the exons atggGATCCCCCACGGTGGCCCCGCCGCTCCTCCCCGCCGAGGGGGACGCCAACGGCGACCACGAGCGGCAGCAGCAGCTGCAGATCgtcccctcctccgccgccccctccgccgccgccccatccaaGCCGCCCGAGCCGGCGCCGACGGTGGCCACCCACACGCGCACCATCGGCATCATCCACCCGCCGCCCGACATCCGCGTCATCATCGAGAAGACGGCCTCCTTCGTCGCCAAGAACGGGCCCGAGTTCGAGCGCCGCATCGTCGCCCTCAACCAGGGCAACGCCAAGTTCAACTTCCTCCAGCCCTCCGACCCCTACCACGCCTACTACCAGCACCGCGTCTCCGAGATCGCCGACGCGCCGCCCGCCTCATCCGACGCCGCCGACCCCGACGCGCTCCCGTCCGACGACTCCGCCGCCACCGCAGACGGCGCCCCCGCCGCCGACCACTCGGCGCCCTTCCGCGTGGCCCCGCCCGCCAAGGTGCTCGTGCCGCCCAAGGCCGAGCTCTACACGGTGCACCTCCCCGAGGGCATCACCACCGAGGAGGTGGACATCGTCAAGCTGACGGCGCAGTTCGTGGCCCGCAATGGCAAGGCCTTCCTGTCCAGCCTCGCCGCCCGGGAGAGCACCAACCCGCAGTTCAACTTCCTCCGCCCCACGCACAGCATGTTCCCCTTGTTCACCGCGCTCGCCGACATTTACTCGAGGGTGATGAGGCCTGACGAGGGCGTTTCCGCCCTGATGAGGGAGCTCAAGGAGGGGTCCAAGGACCTCACCACGGTGCTGGAGCGGTGCCTGAACCGGCTCGAGTGGGACCGGACGCAGGAGCAGGCCAAGCAGCAGGCGGAGGATGAGGTCGAGATGGAGAGGATGCAGATGTCCATGATTGATTGGCATGATTTCGTCGTTGTCGAGACAATTGAGTTTGCAGATGATGAGTTCGAGGGCCTCCCTGTGCCGCCTACGCTGGAAGAGCTGAAGCGCAGGAAGAGGATGGAGACcttgggagaggaggaacccatGGAATTGGCTGAACCAGCAAAGGATGTTGAGATGGAGATGGATGAGGAGGAGATGCAACTTGTCGAGGAAGGAATGAAGGCAGCAAGGCTTGATGAGAACGATGGAGGAGCACAGGTTAAGGTGGCTGGCAATGATGAGGAGCCGCCTATGAGAATTGTCAAAAACTACAAGAGGCCCGAGGAGAGGATCCCTGCGGAAAGGGACCCGACCAAGGTTGTTGTCTCACCAATAACCGGGGAGCTCATTCCGATCAGCGAGATGGAGGAACACATGCGCATCTCGCTCATTGACCCCAAGTACAAGGAACAGAAGGAAAGAATGCTGGCCAAGATTAAGGAGACCACGCTTGCTCCTGATGATGAGATCTCCCGTAACATTATAGGTCTCGCACGTACTAGGCCAGATATTTTTGGAACCACCGAGGAAGAGGTTTCTAATGCCGTCAAGGCAGAAATTGAAAAGAAAAAGGATGAGCAGCCAAAGCAGGTTATTTGGGATGGTCACTCTGGGAGCATCGGTTGGACAGCCACCCAGGCAATGTCTATCGGTGGAGAAGAACAGGGTGATGCCTCAAATGCTCCAGGTCCAGCTCCACTTCCCCGGCCTGGCATGCCGTTGCCCCGGCCTCCCCAACCACTTTCCTTGGTCAATGTTCCCCGATTTACACCCAATCCAATGCCTTATCATGTCCAACCCCCTCATCATATGCAAGGAGTTCCACCGCATATGATGTCCAACATGCATCCACCTCTGCCACCAGGTCAACAGCACATGATTAGGATGTCAGGTCCCATGGGTCATATGCCAAATAGTATCCCTCCACCGCCTCCAGGCCATAATACTCAGTTCATTCCTGGTCCACCACGGTTCCCTATGCCCCCTCCCCCGCACATGCAGAACATGCCAACCATGGTCAACCCCATCGGAATCCCCCAGCCTCCACCACCTTTGCCTCCACAACCACCTGCCGAGGAGCAGCCACCTCTACCTGAGGAACCAGAACCTAAGAGGCAGAGAACAGATGATGCATCTTTGATCCCAGCTGAGCAATTCCTTGCTCAGCATCCG GGCCCTGCTCGCATATCAGTTTCTGTGCCCAACCTGGATGAAGGAAACTTGCGAGGCCAAGTTTTGGAGATCTCTGTCCAATCACTCTCAGACACAATTGGCAGCCTGAAGGAGCAGGTTGCTGGAGAACTGCAGCTTCCTGCTAATAAGCAGAAGCTGAGTGTGAGGACTAGTTTCCTcaaggacaatctttctcttgcctATTACAATGTTGGCCCCGGGGTGGTCATCAATCTAGCTCTGAGGGAGCGTGGTGGGAGAAAGAAATGA